The nucleotide sequence CGGATGCAGAGTAACACACAACACAGCGTCACAGCTGCACAACAAATGAAAGACCACCACACTCCAGCTACGCATCCGCACACACTGCAGGGCCCAGTCCCTCCAGCAGGGGATGCACAAGCACACAGTGGAACCAACATCACAACCAAGCATACACAAAGCGTGGCAGACACCacaactgcacacacacacagtgcaacaGACGTCACAGCTGGGTGCACACAGTGTGACCAACACAACTGCATCCACACAGTGCGACAGACACAACTGTGTGCACACACGACAGACACCACAACTGCACACATGCATATGGTATGACAGACATCACAGCGGCGCACACACAGTGCAACAAACACCACAATTGCACACACATACAGTGTGACAGATAGCACAGCCGCATGTGTAAGTGTGACCAACAcaactgcacacacacatacagtgcGACAGATACCATGACCACACACAGGCATACAGTGTGACACACATCACAACTGTGCACACACAGGGTGACCAACGCCACAGCTGCACGCAGGCTTGGAAGAGGAGCGGCTGAGAACAGAAAATGCCCAGAACACCTGGAGGTGAGTGAGAGCCGCCAGGGTCAGCGAGTAACCTGGGgtccccccagcaccctgccccccacggcatggcacagcacagcacccctaGTGCCGGCCTGGGGCACAGGCCCCCTCCAAAGAGCCAGTCTCCAGCTGCCTCCGACTTGGCCAAACTTCACCTGTTGGTTCGCCGGAGCAGCCACCCCCTGGGGGACAAGAGCCCACCCCAGCGTAACCACCAGCCCTGAGACCCCAGGCATCCGGGCTCCTGCTCccgttttccatccatgggtggaataagttttgttctggAGGcccgtgcagatgtgcaccaccagctggGATGCTGTGACACTGCAAACCAGCTGGGTGAACCCATGGGGgcaacttagagggaacactcccccccacctccctgctctaaccacaaCTCTCTGTGCCCCCCCCCTCCAGCaagtgaacccaggagtcctggctcctagccTCGCCCACGCTCCAccaaccagcccccactgccctccagggCTCAgggtgagaacccaggagtcctggcgcccagcCCCCTGATCTAACCACTcgccccctctcccctcctaGAGCTAGGACAGACTCCAGgagccctgcctccccctcccaccccagagcctgggagtcaacccaggagtcccggcgcccagccccctgctctaaccactagcccccgcTCCCCTCGCGGGGCCAGGGAGGGATCCCAGGCGTCCCGCTCCCCGCCGGCCCCTCCCCGCcctacctggggctgggggcggtcaGCGCCGCCCGCGGGCGGAGGGGAGCATGGCCGGACTGCGGCGCGCTGCTCCCGGCTCCCCGATCCGCCGGGGactgagcccagccccacccgGAGCTGCGCGGAGCCGAGCGGCCGCTGGAGGGCGCGGGGCGGAGCGGGAGCGAGAGAGAAATAGGTCGGGGGgcgggcaggacgcctgggtccgctccctgccctgggagcgAGGAGCTGGGCGGGGCTGGGCTATTCTGCGCCCCCGGGAGGTTCGGGTCCCGCGGCCCCGGCCGCACACGGCGGGAGAAGGAAGCGGCTCGTTGGGGACTTCAGAGTCACAGCGGGCGGGTCTGCCGAGCTcacggccctgccccctccacccccgttccagacccccaccccactccctcctgctGCGCTGGACCGGACCAGGCTCAAatgctccctcccccccccccccgccatctccCAGAGCCCAGCTCAACTCGTGGCAGGTAACAGCAAAGCCCCCGCCCAACTtcccacaggggccaaccctccATTTAGACCCCACCATCTTCCCCCCGCATGGGAACCTGCAGGAGCCtagctgcagccacctctggggcagagcagctggaagcagccacacacaacactgggcagccctggtgccccaggcccagccctgcagcccctggcggGGGGACAGCTGAGGCCCAGCCCCCCCCAATGCCGCCAGAATGCTCGCCTGGGGCTGGGATGCTATTTCTggccctgccaccagcagagcagcCACCGCAGCAGCAGGACAGAACTGGGGCTGACGCAAGAAGGTGCGTAGCAGAGTCAGCAGAACCGCTCCCAAGAGGCGGGGAAGGCAGGACCGCTGGGTCTGCTcgctggctgcagagggatgtCTAGGTCCTGCCCCTGGTGCGGGGGAAGAGGGTGCCTGGGTCCTCTCTCAGGTTCAGGGATAGTGTGGCAGGATGTATGCATTCAGTCTTGCCAGCGAGGGGCAGTGAGCATCTGACGCTCCCGGGCTCACTGTAACTCAGTTTCCTCAAGAGAATGAGGGCAGCTGAGCgagccctggggaggcaggggcagggggctaggGTGAGGTAGaggcagctgtggggggtggagggagaggggacagaAAGCATGCGGGCACACAGAGGGATGGGGAATGCAGAGTCAGAGGGGGTGCATCCTGTTGCTCCTACCTTCACCTCTTGCCCACACCAAGATGCAGTGAcccgagggggtggggggggggggcaggaagagcaGCTAGGGAACAGCCCCATCCCCTCACCCACAGGCAGAGGGAACAGGGTGAGAGGCGGAACTTGGGCCACCTGGGCTGATCCCAGAGAACCCTCTCAACCAGCACCTGGGTAAgtcagagccccctcccccatgcacaggatgggaacccaggagtcctagatccttgccccaccccacacagacaCAGAGGCAGGGCCAAATGGCTTAACAGGTTTATTCCCACAGCCCAAAGGAGGGGGGCGCAGGGGCCCAGCACCCCTCACTCCTCGTCCTCATCAGGCAGCACCAGCTTGCTGGGGTCAAAGTAATTTGAGTCCaggaggggcagccccaggcGCTCCCGCTCCTTCACCAGCCGTTCGGCCTCCCGGCGTGCCCACTTCCgcgagctggggagagagagagagcgggcgCTGTGGGGAACCAGCCagatgccagcccagccccccgcctgaccactccctggagccagcctGTCTCCCCTCCACCTGCTGTCCAGGCTGGCACCCCAGAGgggacaggcccctgccccattcccactcccacccagccacgagCACAGCTAGCcatgggcagagccagggcactGGATCTGCCCCTGAAACAACACCTGGCAGTccatggagcagctggtgggagtgGCCCCAGCCCAGAAGAGTCCAGCAGGCCCCCAacgtggaggggctgaggggagcaggtGCCTGCATGCAGCTGGGCCAGGGTAGGGTGTGGCgcacaggccaggctgcctcagcactgaacagctgggctggcagggagcatgggtcaggagtgaggggcctcGGCAGCgctgggggagcaggaagggCTGGACGCTGTCGGGCAAGAGGTCATTCTCCACGCCAGGAGCAGCTGAGTCaacacacagctcccagccaatgCCAGCCACTCACTCAGCCCCACGGGCCCTGttctcagccagggctggtgggggcaccATGGGGGACATCTGCGATGCAGATGTCCCAGCCCCGGCCTCCCACCACCAGCAACCAGTGAGAACACGCGCTCCCCGCACACCCGGGAGAGTTCAGGCCGCTCTCACCACTCGCCTGGCTGGCATTCAGCCAGAGTTCCCAGCTCACTGCTGAGCCCACAGCGCCttgccctggcacagggcagcaccTCCTGCTTTGCAGCCAGGTACGGAGGCTGgcccacagagctgggcccctgccccacagtgccccctagcCCTGCAGCCGGGCACAGGGACAGGCCATGGCTGGCTGCTCTCGGGGAGCTGCACTGCTCCTTCCTGCCAGCCAGCGTGGTATATTTAgccctgcggggcgggggggacagatgctccgaggtggggaggggggctgctgacGCACATAGAGCCAGCAAAAGAAAAGCAACTTATGCTGCTGCCACTTCCGTCTGGTGGCAAAGCCGAGAGCTCCCGAGGCCcagccccgctgccccccccccaccgcgaacccaggcatcctggcaccAAAGCCCCTGGATCCACCTCCTcttccagagctggggagagaaccctggagtcggggctcccagcccccttctgctgcttcccatgtTGGCTGCCTGGGCCCACCCCACTCACCCGTGGTCTGGCAGGTAGTGCAGGAAGACGGCCCCCCCGGTGATGCAGAGGGAGACCCCGAAGAAGAAGGTCAGGCGCATGTTCCACAGGTCCATGACCGGGTCTGGGTCGAAGCCATGGTAGTCAGGGTTCTGGGGGGCAGACAGGGGTCAGCTCCTGTCCTGCCCATGCCACAGCATAGGGGGacttgccctgctgcccccagcctggcactccACTGACCACCACCTCCCAATCCAACCCCATCTAGCACCCCCAATGCCCCCTGGCACCCTAGggactccccagccagagctgtcCCTGCCTGTGCCCTTCCCATAGCAGCTGTgatgcccccaggcctgcagtgcaCCCCACATCCTGCCACTCACCTACCTCTGCCTGTgagccagagccccccaccccagcccccacagcctgtccccaTTTGCCACCAGCTTTGCCTGCACCAGTTAGTGGTGAAGACACAGCAGGACTCCCAGGTCCCCCCTTGCCAATTCTGTGAGGGTAGTGAtagctagtggttagagccagaGGGGatgggcaccaggactcctgggttctccctcggggtctgggaggagggggctgcagagctgggggtgcctggctttgcctTGTGTCCCCTCACCCACTCTCTAGCTAGCATGAGTCAGGCAAGAAGCAGGTCGCCGAACCACCACCCCCGCACGCGGGTCGCTGAACCACCACCCCCGCACtgcaccagctgccctgccctccccccagcagctggcgCAGTGCAGGGCAGAGCCAGCTCCAGGGAAGAGCAGGGTGCAGAGATGCAGGTTCTGGGAACATTGGGCCGGGGCAGCCACACCCAACTTCACACAGGGACAGCTTGTCTGGTGCAAAGAtgctgccacctctggggcggggcggggcggggctgtaGCCAATAAAGATCAGAAATGGAGCAGCTGGCTCCATCAGCATGACACACCCAGCGCCCAGCTGGACTGTCAAGGGACAACACCCCCGCCCAGCtgagcctcccccagccctggcaggggaaatCACCCTCAACCACTCCGCCCAGCACAtcaccccccacaacacccagccctgccaggagaAACTACCCCttgctgacccccccccccagcacagcatccCCTagtgcccagccaggctggcaaggcaGGGTGCCCCATGCTGACCCCTTGCCCAGCCCCCCCTCACAGCAGAGCATCCGCCAGTGtccagccctgccaggggagagcgcccccagctgagctccctgccccccacagcacagcatcccccagcacccagccctgcctgccaggggagagcACCCCACTGCACAGAGTCCATCCCCAGCTGCCGGGGGCGAgtgccccccactgagcccacctccccccagcacccagccctgcctgccagagGAGAGCACCCTGCTGCCCAGTCCCCTACCCCtcaccacagcccagctccactgaggctgcccccaccccaactgcaGGGGAGGGCGTGCTGGGGTGTGTGAGGCAGTGCTGGGTGTGCGGGGGAGGCATCCTTGACATACCAGGAACAGGAGCTAATTATTCCCATTGTTGTCAGCCAGCCCCCATGACATCGCCCCGCCCCTGCCagcgcccccatccctcccagctccACGAAAGGAACCAGGGggctgcacccccagggctgctacTGCAGGGAGCGAGACTGGTGCTATCACAcaacaccctccctgcccccaaaagcttcctagggccagggctggagcccaggagtcctcattcccagccccacagctaacTCAttagcccctgctcccccaagccagggagggaacccaggagtcctggcttcccgCCTTCCCCAGGGTCAGCATGGCCAGTGCCGGCTGAGCTGCATGAGAACAAGGGGGATGTTCAGCTGCACTtgtgcaagccgctcccttgaaaGCCACTCTGCCTTGGGGCCTGGCCACCTGACCCCAGCCCACTGGTGGCTGCATCTCTGCACTGGGTGAGCTGTTACATGTGGCTGTTTTCCAGAAgactgccccagaggtggctgcatgtcagcatGGGGCAGGGAGTAATCCAGCCAGGCCTTTGTGTTGCAGCTAGGGGCCAAGCCACCTGTCCTCCCAGCTCACTGGAATCCTCCCATGCTAACATAACTGCACTATCCCTGCTGGGATTCAAGGGAGtagggaaccccccccccccacttctgccagccctctccaccaccccttcccccagctccccaggcagcagctggattCCCCAGCCGCTCACAAGTGAatctgggaggggagtgaggaggggctgggagtggagtcTGGATTTTGCCCTGGCCCACGGAAGCAGGCGTTCCACGCAGTTTGAACAGGCAGTGATGTGATggcaaggccagggaggtgctggcTGGCTTGGGAGGCCCCAGCAAGAGAGGGAGCTAGACTTAAAATAACCCAGCTCGCCGCCCCCCTCCCACAAGTGGAGGAGCTCCAAAGCCCAGacagcccagctcctccctcagcaggagcccgTTAGCGCATCAAGGACAGCTGTGattcacagctgcagcagctgccccacaggtGAGTCACCAaagcagcctctctctgtcctccagtgctctcccccaccctgctctttccccagcactgggatgcagccacctctggcatGAGGCAGCTGGGGACTGGCCACGCACACCACCATCAGTGTGGATCATCAGTGTGcggcaccccctgctggggaggtaAGGGGTTTGCTGCAAACCCTCACCAGGCACAGCCCTGGTGCgaggctggctgcagctggcaggttcCCAGCTAGAGTTTAAcaccctggggcagggaatggccCACCCAACCCTCAGAGTAGCACACAGCATGGGCctgctgtgtgtggtggggtggggcagtggggcaggacccCATGGGAGCTGAAGACTGGTGCATGGGCAGAAGCCAACAGGCCAAAGGTGACTcaaagggggaggggaatggTCCAGGGTGGCTGCCAACTCAtgagaccccactcccctcccagagccagggagaatgcaggagtcctgactcctgcccctccactcctcccacaccaccagggagggaacacaggtgtccTGAGTGAgcagagaccagagcactgcCATAGGTCAAGCAGGTCTCCCCAttccagcagcccccagagccaaATCCCCCTCCTGGCctatggccagggctggctgtagctggctCCGCATTTGGCACCATCTGCAACCCTCATATCATGGGCCACACAGGGGAATCGaaacagggaaactgagtcaggggggcgggagggagctgGACACCAAGGCCAGGATAAAGACTTAGAAAACATTCCGTCCCAGAGCGagggaagaacccaggagtccagctcCCCCAGACTCCCCCCGACCTTACAGAGCTagggaagaacccaggagtcccagtccttggcccccacccccagaatcaAAGCCTGGACACCaaacctcccccactcccctcccacggCACTGGGCTGGGAACAGTGGCTCCCAAGGCCTGTAGGCACCGAAGTCAACGAGGCAGGGCACTGAACCCCCACTGGCCAGCCCGGtggcaccaggccctggggcagctggcagagccacCTGCCGCTCCCAtagagggagctgctggggactgCCGGGAAGCTGACAGAGTAGCTCCAGCATGGCACTGGGGGGCGGCGTGGGCATCTTCCTGGCAGTACAAGGGTGcagagagccaggcagcagcctggtgctAGACACAGGGCCCTTCTGAGGCAGCGTTACTCGCATGTGACCTCGTCCGACCCCCACCAAGGGCGATACACAAAGGAGACTGGGCGGCAGCCCCTCTGAACAGGCAGATCCCaggaaggaacccaggagtcctggccaccCCTCCCCCGACTAGCCACTATCCCCTAACTCCACTCACAGACCCACAGAGAAaatccaggagtcctggatcCCGGCCCCTTCTGCAGCAGCCTGAGGTGCCTATTGCCATGGGTCTGACGTGCAGAGCTCATGAGTTCTCAGACTGGGGCCGCCCGCTGCGGCTGGTGCTAAGGGGGGGTgactggggcaaggggaggggatGGCCCCTCAGCTGTGCAGGGCTCTCCCCCCGTAATACTGTCTCTGCCAGCTCATTTCGCTCTCACATGCCCTGGGCACCCTAATCTGACCCCAATCTCCACCCCCTCATTGTCAGCCCCACAGTCACCCTCTGCAAGTGATCTCtactgccccctcctcctgctgctcc is from Carettochelys insculpta isolate YL-2023 chromosome 22, ASM3395843v1, whole genome shotgun sequence and encodes:
- the NDUFB11 gene encoding NADH dehydrogenase [ubiquinone] 1 beta subcomplex subunit 11, mitochondrial, producing MAALGRCARRGLLLWGFPARGSRGGSGPGGGAGTAAAVVTPPFAEQPPHHEPHEEAMGVAALRKNPDYHGFDPDPVMDLWNMRLTFFFGVSLCITGGAVFLHYLPDHGSRKWARREAERLVKERERLGLPLLDSNYFDPSKLVLPDEDEE